The following coding sequences are from one Musa acuminata AAA Group cultivar baxijiao chromosome BXJ2-4, Cavendish_Baxijiao_AAA, whole genome shotgun sequence window:
- the LOC103980549 gene encoding ABC transporter G family member 15-like, with translation MEIEAPASSSELHVASAAAYLVWEDLTAVLPNYDGGRQPKKLIEGLSGYAVPGRIMAIMGPSGSGKSTLLDSLAGRLGRNVVLTGRVLLNGKKRRLDYGVVAYVRQENVFLGTLTVRETITYSAHLRLPATMSKPEVSSVVEGTIEEMGLQDCADRAIGNWHLRGISGGEKKRLSIALEILTRPRLLFLDEPTSGLDSASAFFVIQTLKQIAIDGNTTIISSIHQPSSEVFALIDDLCLLSGGEAVYTGDAKLATKFFAEVGFPCPSRRNPSDHFLRCINSDFDHVNATMKGSMKLHEETESSTDPLSKLGTSEIKAILIRRYKSSEYAMATKRQIQDISKTEGIIFESEEGNQSTWWKQLRTLSKRSFANMSRDIGYYWLRIIIYMIVSVCAGTVYFDIGKSYKAIQARASCGGFISGFMTFMSIGGFPSFIEEMKVFTRERQNGHYGVAVYILSNFLSSSPFLVAIAFATGSITFFMVKFRKGFSYFAYFTTSIYASIAVTESLMMIVSSLVPNFLMGIITGSGIIGIMMMTAGFFRLLPDLPKLVWRYPISLISYGSWALQGNYKNNLIGLEFDPLISGDPKLSGEYILENIFGINLHRSKWIDLMAIFILLISYRVLFFLILKFREKVSPVFRMIYARTILKQIMKLKMRMMSFSTRHPTQHPMALQEGLGSPPP, from the exons ATGGAGATAGAAGCACCGGCCTCCTCCTCGGAGCTGCACGTCGCGTCGGCAGCGGCCTACTTGGTGTGGGAGGACCTCACGGCCGTGCTGCCAAACTACGACGGTGGCCGACAGCCTAAGAAGTTGATAGAGGGCCTAAGCGGGTACGCGGTGCCCGGCCGGATCATGGCCATCATGGGGCCGTCCGGCTCCGGCAAGTCCACTCTTCTCGACTCTTTGGCAG GGAGGCTTGGGAGGAATGTTGTTTTGACCGGAAGGGTGCTTCTCAATGGAAAGAAGAGAAGGTTGGACTACGGTGTGGTG GCATATGTAAGACAAGAAAATGTGTTTCTTGGAACCCTCACTGTCCGGGAAACCATTACCTATTCAGCTCATCTGAGGCTCCCGGCCACCATGAGCAAACCGGAGGTGTCAAGTGTAGTTGAAGGGACAATAGAAGAGATGGGCTTGCAGGACTGTGCCGACCGTGCGATAGGGAATTGGCATTTAAGAGGGATAAGCGGTGGAGAGAAGAAGAGGCTAAGCATTGCACTTGAGATACTAACACGTCCTCGTCTTCTGTTCCTCGATGAACCAACGAGTGGACTTGACAGTGCCTCAGCTTTCTTCGTCATCCAGACACTAAAGCAGATTGCAATCGATGGCAATACGACCATCATCTCCTCCATCCACCAGCCTAGCAGTGAAGTTTTTGCTCTCATTGATGACCTCTGCCTACTGTCAGGAGGAGAGGCTGTCTATACTGGAGATGCTAAGCTGGCCACCAAG TTCTTTGCAGAAGTTGGATTTCCCTGTCCCAGCAGAAGAAATCCTTCCGATCACTTCCTTAGATGTATAAATTCTGATTTTGATCATGTTAATGCCACAATGAAAGGCTCAATGAAATTGCATGAG GAGACAGAATCATCTACAGATCCTTTGTCAAAGTTAGGCACCTCAGAGATCAAAGCTATTCTTATCCGTAGATACAAGAGTTCAGAGTATGCCATGGCAACCAAAAGGCAGATACAAGACATATCCAAGACA GAAGGGATTATATTTGAATCGGAAGAAGGGAACCAATCTACTTGGTGGAAGCAGCTCAGAACTCTCTCAAAGAGGTCTTTTGCAAACATGTCGAGAGACATTGGATACTACTGGTTAAGGATCATAATTTACATGATAGTATCTGTATGCGCCGGCACGGTTTACTTTGATATTGGCAAAAGCTACAAAGCCATACAGGCAAGAGCTTCTTGTGGGGGCTTTATCTCAGGCTTCATGACATTCATGTCCATCGGAGGATTTCCATCCTTTATCGAAGAGATGAAGGTCTTTACACGCGAAAGGCAAAATGGCCACTACGGAGTTGCAGTATACATACTCTCCAACTTTCTATCCTCATCACCATTCTTGGTTGCAATTGCTTTCGCAACTGGATCAATAACCTTCTTCATGGTGAAGTTTAGGAAAGGTTTCTCATACTTTGCCTACTTTACTACAAGTATTTACGCCAGCATTGCGGTGACAGAGAGCCTGATGATGATCGTCTCATCACTTGTGCCAAATTTTTTGATGGGCATCATAACTGGATCTGGCATCATT GGAATTATGATGATGACGGCAGGGTTCTTTCGCTTGTTACCAGATCTTCCGAAGCTTGTTTGGCGATATCCAATTTCCTTGATCAGTTATGGTTCATGGGCATTGCAG GGAAATTACAAGAATAATTTGATTGGGCTAGAGTTCGACCCGTTGATATCTGGGGATCCCAAATTGAGTGGGGAGTACATTCTCGAAAACATATTTGGAATTAACTTGCATCGATCGAAGTGGATAGATCTAATGGCCATCTTCATCTTACTTATATCATATCGggttctcttcttcctcatcttAAAGTTTAGAGAGAAGGTATCGCCAGTGTTTCGAATGATCTATGCAAGAACAATTCTGAAGCAGATCATGAAGCTTAAGATGAGGATGATGTCCTTCTCAACGAGGCACCCAACACAGCACCCCATGGCTTTGCAAGAAGGACTTGGCTCCCCACCTCCATGA
- the LOC135586404 gene encoding dual specificity protein phosphatase 1B-like isoform X2 encodes MSRTEKLQRSRILACVQALRCARHARKDDVPCQIEEGLFLGSVGAALNKSALKDLNITHLLTVAKSLDPAYPDDFIYKKIDVLDTPSTELDKYFVECFSFIDEARSAGGGVLVHCFAGMSRSVTVVVAYLMKKHWMSLSDALSLVRSKRPNIAPNQGFLIQLENFEKSLGEFKSEKETQIVKPFYHLDNGAE; translated from the exons ATGTCTCGGACCGAAAAGCTTCAAAGGAGCAGGATCCTCGCCTGCGTCCAGGCACTGCGCTGTGCAAGACACGCGAGAAAGGACGACGTCCCTTGCCAGATCGAGGAG GGCCTGTTTTTGGGTTCCGTAGGCGCGGCGCTTAACAAGTCAGCGCTTAAAGACCTCAACATTACCCATCTCTTAACCGTGGCCAAATCGTTGGACCCTGCGTACCCTGACGATTTCATCTATAAGAAGATTGATG TTCTTGACACCCCAAGCACAGAGTTGGATAAATATTTTGTTGAATGCTTTAGTTTCATTGATGAAGCCAGAAGTGCCGGTGGTGGTGTGCTGGTTCATTGCTTTGCAGGAATGTCAAGAAG TGTCACTGTTGTTGTTGCTTATTTGATGAAGAAGCATTGGATGAGTCTTTCAGATGCATTGTCACTAGTTAGGAGCAAACGACCTAATATAGCTCCTAATCAGGGTTTTCTGATCCAATTGGAGAATTTTGAGAAATCTCTTGGAG AATTCAAAAGCGAGAAAGAAACCCAGATTGTTAAACCTTTTTATCATCTGGATAATGGTGCTGAATGA
- the LOC135609345 gene encoding tRNA-uridine aminocarboxypropyltransferase A-like, with the protein MMGGDGSPLRTCVDAEEEEEPVVEEGQGKREMCWDGCGRPASVCVCAHLPPQPLHTSTTVVVLHHPHELRRNPLATLPLLARCLRRCHTLPGRRLRLGSHPLLDSLYHGHRGDAPSAVFLFPGGRDLGLLAADAAGPPSVLVVFDGTWRQAKEMVAASLPFLEQFATKVSLGCCEPGVEGPSTFESELVLRKEPFKGCVSTMEAVARALRVMEPDGKGAAVEATLLSLLRAMVGFQACHMKPMKPRSKLRKKDMTMAAGPKKEKENEKENANGSTEAAEERHYMEPIC; encoded by the coding sequence ATGATGGGAGGAGATGGATCGCCGTTGCGTACCTGCGTTGatgcggaggaagaggaagagccgGTGGTGGAGGAAGGGCAGGGGAAGCGGGAGATGTGCTGGGACGGGTGTGGCCGCCCTGCGAGCGTGTGCGTGTGCGCGCATCTCCCCCCGCAGCCGCTCCACACCTCCACCACCGTCGTCGTGCTCCATCACCCCCATGAACTTCGCCGCAACCCCCTCGCCACCCTCCCCCTCCTCGCCCGCTGCCTTCGCCGCTGCCACACCCTGCCCGGCCGCCGCCTCCGCCTTGGTTCCCACCCTCTTCTCGACTCCCTCTACCACGGCCACCGCGGAGATGCCCCCTCGGCCGTCTTCCTCTTCCCCGGGGGCAGGGACCTCGGCCTCCTCGCCGCCGATGCGGCCGGCCCGCCCTCCGTCCTCGTCGTCTTCGACGGCACGTGGAGGCAGGCCAAGGAGATGGTGGCGGCGAGCTTGCCGTTCCTGGAGCAGTTCGCCACGAAGGTCTCGTTGGGCTGCTGCGAACCCGGGGTGGAAGGGCCGAGCACGTTCGAGTCCGAGCTTGTGCTGAGGAAGGAGCCATTCAAGGGTTGCGTGAGCACGATGGAGGCGGTGGCGAGGGCGCTTAGGGTAATGGAGCCCGACGGCAAGGGGGCGGCGGTCGAGGCCACGCTGCTGTCGCTGTTGAGGGCCATGGTGGGCTTCCAGGCGTGCCATATGAAGCCGATGAAGCCTCGCTCCAAGTTGAGGAAGAAGGATATGACAATGGCGGCAGGTccaaagaaggagaaggagaacgagaaagagaatgcaaatggGTCTACAGAGGCTGCAGAGGAACGACATTACATGGAACCTATTTGTTAG
- the LOC135609349 gene encoding pentatricopeptide repeat-containing protein At5g66520-like, with product MLSLSSLASWKPYSRDLQQHLFLMLQGCKSMKQLTQLHAKLVVNGFSCKNVLITKLLSCCIVSGNITYASLAFDQVEEPNTTLCNQMIRAIFHGDMPESSFTIYNWMRRRGRTDTLQPNGFTYTFLLAACAKAGPNFLPQGEQLHCRIISGGFDSSVYIQTNLINMYAASATMRGESIAKAHKIFEEMPRRNIVSWNTMLAGYLQSGDVPTAFRFFDDMPAKDKVSWTTMIAGCAQAGMSGQALTLFSQMRISRVKPDQVTMIAVLSACAYLGDLELGRWIHAHVCNFWHGRECLVNLSNALIHMYVKCGAIDDAFQVFTEMPRKSTVTWTTMIAGLATHGYGDQALDLFQRMQCKGSENEKPDWLTFIAVLCACSYTGRIDKGLCYFEQMISMYGIRPKIQHYGCIVDMLSRAGHLNKAQELIKMMPVEPNSAIWGALLGGCWIHKDDKLAGQVIHRIMELEPDQVAGHLVSVSNLYVASMKRGDSQMFRDMMLELGIRKPAACSLIYANGSNS from the coding sequence ATGCTCAGCTTGTCCTCTCTTGCTTCTTGGAAACCATACTCAAGAGATCTACAGCAGCATTTGTTCTTGATGCTTCAAGGATGCAAGAGCATGAAGCAACTTACTCAGTTGCATGCGAAATTGGTGGTTAATGGCTTTTCCTGCAAGAATGTCCTCATCACCAAGCTTCTCTCCTGCTGCATTGTGTCAGGGAATATAACATATGCATCTCTAGCTTTTGACCAGGTTGAGGAACCAAACACCACCCTCTGCAACCAAATGATCAGGGCAATTTTTCATGGAGATATGCCAGAGAGCTCCTTTACCATCTACAATTGGatgagaagaagagggaggacaGATACGCTGCAGCCCAATGGTTTCACATATACCTTCCTCCTTGCTGCCTGTGCTAAGGCCGGGCCAAATTTCTTGCCACAAGGGGAGCAATTGCACTGTAGAATCATTTCTGGTGGCTTTGATTCCAGTGTGTACATTCAGACTAATTTAATAAATATGTATGCTGCCTCTGCCACCATGAGAGGTGAGTCTATCGCTAAAGCTCATAAGATATTCGAAGAGATGCCCCGGAGAAACATTGTGTCATGGAACACCATGTTGGCTGGATATTTGCAATCTGGGGATGTGCCAACGGCATTTAGGTTCTTTGATGACATGCCTGCTAAGGACAAAGTGTCGTGGACCACCATGATTGCAGGTTGTGCGCAGGCCGGTATGAGTGGTCAGGCACTCACTCTATTTAGTCAGATGAGGATATCTCGAGTAAAACCTGATCAAGTTACAATGATCGCTGTCCTGTCAGCATGTGCATATTTGGGAGACTTGGAATTGGGACGTTGGATCCATGCACATGTCTGCAATTTCTGGCATGGAAGAGAATGTCTAGTGAATCTGAGTAATGCACTCATCCACATGTATGTTAAATGTGGAGCTATTGATGATGCATTTCAGGTCTTCACCGAGATGCCTCGTAAAAGCACTGTCACGTGGACGACCATGATCGCAGGCCTTGCAACCCATGGTTATGGTGATCAGGCACTAGATCTATTCCAAAGAATGCAGTGCAAGGGATCAGAAAATGAGAAGCCAGATTGGTTGACCTTTATTGCAGTTCTATGTGCCTGCAGTTACACGGGTAGGATTGACAAGGGGCTTTGCTACTTTGAGCAGATGATTTCAATGTATGGAATCAGACCAAAAATACAACACTATGGATGCATTGTTGACATGCTCAGCCGTGCAGGTCACTTGAACAAAGCCCAAGAGCTGATTAAAATGATGCCAGTGGAACCTAATTCTGCTATCTGGGGAGCCTTGCTTGGTGGCTGTTGGATACATAAGGATGATAAACTTGCAGGCCAGGTGATCCACAGAATTATGGAACTCGAACCAGACCAGGTGGCTGGCCACCTTGTCTCTGTATCCAATTTGTATGTTGCATCTATGAAGCGAGGTGATAGTCAAATGTTCAGAGATATGATGTTGGAATTGGGCATTAGAAAGCCTGCTGCTTGCAGCTTAATATATGCAAATGGGtctaattcatga
- the LOC135609346 gene encoding histone-lysine N-methyltransferase ASHR2-like: MSSTSVEPLVKLAELPDRGRALVATRPIKPGEILLSDAPLILYPASASAAAAACSRCFRSLSSPSSAPIRCPSHCSASPAASSFCSARCLASHSPNLCLALSRLPASLASELLSPALFLLGAYDLAVASPSDFLRLLSVHGTAAADVDAPALHSLLSSVLPSPPSGFSLELTATLLAKDKANAFGLMEPFDGGDRRVRAYGIYPNASFFNHDCLPNACRFDYVDHGGERNSDIVVRAIHDIPEGREVCLSYFPVNWGYAERQRRLLEDYGFRCECDRCVVEKDWSDDDDVNDERGEEEEEGMEEDEGDEAMENMEEADDEDGKFPHAYFFVRYVCDRDNCGGTLAPLPPSPEGVLSNLMECNVCGWLKTEDNTDQDGGEGSSGLMLD, from the coding sequence ATGTCTTCTACCTCCGTCGAACCGCTCGTGAAGCTGGCCGAGCTCCCTGACCGCGGGCGCGCTCTCGTCGCCACCCGCCCCATCAAGCCCGGCGAGATCCTTCTCTCCGACGCCCCTCTCATCCTCTACCCTGCCAGCGcctcggccgccgccgccgcctgctcCCGCTGCTTTCGATCCCTCTCTTCCCCCTCTTCAGCCCCCATCCGCTGCCCCTCCCACTGCTCGGCCTCCCCCGCCGCCTCCTCCTTCTGCTCCGCCCGCTGCCTCGCCTCCCACTCCCCGAATCTCTGCCTCGCCCTCTCCCGCCTCCCAGCTTCCCTCGCCTCCGAACTCCTCTCCCCGGCCCTCTTCCTCCTCGGTGCCTATGACCTAGCCGTCGCTTCCCCCTCCGACTTCCTTCGCCTCCTCTCCGTACATGGCACCGCTGCCGCGGACGTCGACGCCCCCGCCCTGCACTCCCTTCTCTCCTCTGTCCTCCCTTCGCCTCCTTCCGGGTTCTCTCTCGAACTCACCGCCACGCTCCTCGCCAAGGACAAAGCAAACGCCTTTGGGCTGATGGAGCCGTTCGACGGTGGGGATAGGAGGGTGAGGGCGTACGGTATCTACCCGAACGCCTCCTTTTTCAACCATGACTGCCTGCCGAACGCTTGCAGGTTTGATTACGTCGATCACGGCGGGGAGAGGAACTCTGACATCGTCGTGAGGGCGATCCATGACATTCCTGAGGGCAGAGAAGTGTGCTTGAGCTATTTCCCCGTGAATTGGGGTTATGCTGAGAGACAAAGGAGGCTCCTTGAGGATTATGGGTTCCGATGCGAGTGTGATAGATGTGTGGTGGAAAAGGATTGGTcggatgatgatgatgtcaacgatgaaagaggagaggaggaggaggaaggaatggaagaggatgaaggagatgaAGCAATGGAGAATATGGAGGAGGCAGATGATGAGGATGGGAAATTCCCTCATGCCTATTTCTTTGTGAGGTATGTTTGTGACAGAGACAACTGTGGAGGAACATTGGCTCCTTTGCCACCATCCCCTGAGGGTGTGCTTTCTAATCTTATGGAGTGCAATGTCTGCGGTTGGTTGAAGACCGAGGACAACACTGATCAAGATGGAGGCGAGGGTAGCAGTGGTTTGATGCTAGATTGA
- the LOC103980440 gene encoding ABC transporter G family member 12-like, with protein MEIEAPASSSELHVASAAAYLVWEDLTAVLPNYGGGRQPKKLIDGLSGYAVPGRIMAIMGPSGSGKSTLLDSLAGRLGRNVALTGRVLLNGKKRRLDYGVVAYVRQENVFLGTLTVRETITYSAHLRLPATMSKKEVASVVEGTIEEMGLHDCADRAIGNWHLRGISGGEKKRLSIALEILTRPRLLFLDEPTSGLDSASAFFVIQTLKQIALDGNKTIISSIHQPSSEVFALTDDLCLLSGGEAVYTGDAKLATKFFAEVGFPCPSRRNPSDHFLRCINSDFDHVNATMKGSMKLHEEAESSIDPLSKLGTSEIKAILIQRYKSSEYAIATKRQIQDISKIEGLIFESENGSQASWWKQLRTLTKRSFANMSRDIGYYWLRIIIYMVVSVCVGTIYFDVGTSYTAILARASCGGFVSGFMTFMSIGGFPSFIEEMKVFTCERQNGHYGVAAYILSNFLSSSPFLVAIAFASGSITYFMVKFRNGFSHFAYFTISLYASIAVIESLMMIVASLVPNFLMGIITGAGIIGIMMMTAGFFRLLPDLPKPVWRYPVSLISYGSWALQGNYKNDLIGLKFDPLIPGDPKLSGEYIIENIFGISLNRSKWIDLMAIFILLISYRILFFLILKLREKISSVFRMIYVRATLKQIMKPKRRMMSFSSRHSTEHPMALGEGLSSPLP; from the exons ATGGAGATAGAAGCACCGGCCTCCTCCTCGGAGCTGCACGTCGCGTCGGCGGCGGCCTACTTGGTGTGGGAGGACCTCACGGCCGTGCTGCCAAACTACGGCGGTGGCCGACAGCCTAAGAAGTTGATAGACGGCCTAAGCGGGTACGCGGTGCCTGGCCGGATCATGGCCATCATGGGGCCGTCCGGCTCCGGCAAGTCCACTCTTCTCGACTCTTTGGCAG GGAGGCTTGGAAGGAATGTTGCTTTGACCGGAAGGGTGCTTCTCAATGGAAAGAAGAGAAGGTTGGACTACGGTGTGGTG GCATATGTGAGACAAGAAAATGTGTTTCTTGGAACCCTTACTGTCAGAGAAACCATTACCTATTCAGCTCATCTGAGGCTCCCGGCCACCATGAGCAAGAAGGAGGTGGCAAGTGTAGTCGAAGGGACGATAGAAGAGATGGGCTTGCACGACTGTGCCGACCGTGCGATAGGAAATTGGCATTTAAGAGGGATAAGCGGTGGAGAGAAGAAGAGGCTAAGCATTGCACTTGAGATACTAACGCGTCCTCGTCTTCTGTTCCTCGATGAACCAACGAGTGGACTTGACAGTGCCTCAGCTTTCTTTGTGATCCAGACACTCAAGCAGATTGCACTCGACGGCAATAAGACCATCATCTCCTCCATCCACCAGCCTAGCAGTGAAGTTTTTGCTCTCACTGATGACCTCTGCCTACTGTCAGGAGGAGAGGCTGTCTATACTGGAGATGCTAAGCTGGCCACCAAG TTCTTTGCAGAAGTTGGATTTCCCTGTCCCAGCAGAAGAAATCCTTCCGATCACTTCCTTAGATGTATAAATTCTGATTTTGATCATGTTAATGCCACAATGAAAGGCTCAATGAAATTACATGAG GAGGCAGAATCATCTATAGATCCTTTGTCAAAGTTAGGCACCTCAGAGATCAAAGCTATTCTTATCCAAAGATACAAGAGCTCAGAGTATGCCATAGCAACCAAAAGGCAAATACAAGACATATCCAAGATA GAAGGGCTTATATTTGAATCAGAAAACGGGAGCCAAGCTTCTTGGTGGAAGCAGCTTAGAACTCTCACAAAGAGGTCTTTTGCAAACATGTCGAGAGACATTGGATACTACTGGTTAAGGATCATAATTTACATGGTTGTATCTGTGTGCGTCGGCAccatttactttgatgttggcacAAGCTACACTGCCATACTAGCAAGAGCTTCTTGCGGCGGTTTCGTCTCAGGCTTCATGACATTCATGTCCATCGGAGGATTTCCATCCTTTATCGAAGAGATGAAGGTCTTTACATGCGAAAGACAAAATGGCCACTACGGAGTCGCAGCATACATCCTCTCTAACTTCCTTTCCTCATCACCATTCTTGGTTGCAATTGCTTTCGCTAGTGGATCGATAACCTACTTCATGGTGAAGTTTAGAAATGGTTTCTCGCACTTTGCCTACTTCACTATAAGTCTTTACGCCAGCATTGCAGTGATAGAGAGCCTGATGATGATTGTCGCATCACTTGTGCCTAATTTCTTGATGGGCATCATAACTGGAGCTGGCATCATT GGAATTATGATGATGACGGCAGGGTTCTTTCGCTTGCTACCAGATCTTCCGAAGCCTGTTTGGCGATATCCAGTTTCCTTGATCAGCTATGGTTCATGGGCATTGCAG ggaAACTACAAGAATGATTTGATAGGGCTCAAGTTTGACCCGTTGATCCCCGGAGATCCCAAACTAAGCGGGGAGTATATTATCGAAAACATCTTCGGGATCAGCTTAAACCGATCGAAGTGGATAGATCTAATGGCCATCTTCATCTTGCTCATATCGTACCGGATTCTCTTCTTTCTTATCTTGAAGCTTAGAGAGAAGATATCGTCGGTGTTCCGAATGATCTATGTGAGAGCAACTCTGAAACAAATCATGAAACCTAAGAGGAGGATGATGTCCTTCTCGTCGAGACACTCAACAGAGCATCCCATGGCTTTGGGAGAAGGACTTAGCTCCCCACTTCCATGA
- the LOC135586404 gene encoding dual specificity protein phosphatase 1B-like isoform X1, whose amino-acid sequence MSRTEKLQRSRILACVQALRCARHARKDDVPCQIEEGLFLGSVGAALNKSALKDLNITHLLTVAKSLDPAYPDDFIYKKIDVLDTPSTELDKYFVECFSFIDEARSAGGGVLVHCFAGMSRRLIVTVVVAYLMKKHWMSLSDALSLVRSKRPNIAPNQGFLIQLENFEKSLGEFKSEKETQIVKPFYHLDNGAE is encoded by the exons ATGTCTCGGACCGAAAAGCTTCAAAGGAGCAGGATCCTCGCCTGCGTCCAGGCACTGCGCTGTGCAAGACACGCGAGAAAGGACGACGTCCCTTGCCAGATCGAGGAG GGCCTGTTTTTGGGTTCCGTAGGCGCGGCGCTTAACAAGTCAGCGCTTAAAGACCTCAACATTACCCATCTCTTAACCGTGGCCAAATCGTTGGACCCTGCGTACCCTGACGATTTCATCTATAAGAAGATTGATG TTCTTGACACCCCAAGCACAGAGTTGGATAAATATTTTGTTGAATGCTTTAGTTTCATTGATGAAGCCAGAAGTGCCGGTGGTGGTGTGCTGGTTCATTGCTTTGCAGGAATGTCAAGAAGGTTAAT TGTCACTGTTGTTGTTGCTTATTTGATGAAGAAGCATTGGATGAGTCTTTCAGATGCATTGTCACTAGTTAGGAGCAAACGACCTAATATAGCTCCTAATCAGGGTTTTCTGATCCAATTGGAGAATTTTGAGAAATCTCTTGGAG AATTCAAAAGCGAGAAAGAAACCCAGATTGTTAAACCTTTTTATCATCTGGATAATGGTGCTGAATGA
- the LOC103980436 gene encoding uncharacterized protein LOC103980436: MGRDSKSKDSGGKGKGKQAAASDENASKGKAKGGKSSDGLGTCTYVKARHILCEKQGKINEAYKKLQDGWLSNGDKVPPAEFAKVATEYSECPSGKKGGDLGWFPRGKMAGPFQDVAFNTLVGATSAPFKSTHGYHIILCEGRKN, encoded by the exons ATGGGGAGGGACTCGAAATCCAAGGATTCGGGAGGGAAGGGCAAGGGAAAGCAGGCCGCTGCATCTGATGAGAATGCCTCTAAGGGTAAAGCCAAGGGTGGAAAGTCAAGTGATGGGCTCGGTACCTGCACTTATGTCAAAG CACGGCACATATTATGTGAAAAGCAAGGCAAGATTAACGAAGCATACAAGAAGCTCCAAGATGGTTGGTTAAGCAATGGAGACAAGGTTCCCCCTGCTGAATTTGCAAAG GTGGCCACAGAGTATTCCGAGTGTCCATCAGGAAAGAAAGGTGGAGACCTTGGATGGTTTCCTAGGGGTAAAATGGCTGGTCCTTTTCAAGATGTGGCATTTAATACACTTGTTGGAGCTACCAGTGCACCGTTTAAATCAAC GCATGGGTATCACATCATTCTGTGTGAAGGGAGGAAGAATTGA
- the LOC103980437 gene encoding chloroplast stem-loop binding protein of 41 kDa a, chloroplastic: protein MAAAVTFAAPALPSLQSSSCSLPPLTHRSLSFVAFTSPTITKLSSHRSSRRFSSAPSTSVFSIKAAAAAADKKRVLVVNTNSGGHAVIGFYFAQQLLSSGHEVTVLTVGDESSDKMKKPPFTRFSELVSAGGKTVWGNPAQVGDIVGTAKFDVVLDNNGKDLDTVKPVADWAISAGVEQFLYISSAGIYKPLDEIPHVEGDLVKDDASHVLVEKYMAGLSFSSWAVFRPQYMIGSGNNKDCEEWFFDRIVRDRPVPIPGSGMQLTNISHVRDLSSMLSLAVENSAAANGKIFNCVSDRAVTFDGLAKLCAQAAGRELKVIHYDPKAVGIDAKKAFPFRNMHFYAEPRAAKEIMGWTSSTNLPEDLKERFDEYVKIGRDKKPMQFDIDDKILESLKVAVTV, encoded by the exons ATGGCCGCCGCCGTCACTTTCGCCGCCCCCGCTCTCCCCTCCCTCCAATCCTCGTCCTGTTCTCTACCTCCTCTCACTCACCGCTCTCTCTCCTTCGTCGCCTTTACCTCCCCGACCATCACTAAGCTCTCCTCTCATCGTTCCTCGAGACGCTTCTCTTCTGCTCCCTCCActtccgtcttctccatcaaagctgccgctgctgccgccgacaAGAAGCGGGTCCTCGTCGTCAACACTAACAGCGGCGGCCATGCCGTCATCGGCTTCTACTTCGCCCAGCAGCTTCTCAGCTCTGGCCATGAGGTCACCGTTCTCACCGTCGGAGATGAGAGCTCCGACAAGATGAAGAAACCCCCCTTCACCAGATTCTCT GAATTGGTGAGCGCTGGGGGCAAGACAGTGTGGGGCAACCCTGCGCAAGTGGGCGACATTGTTGGCACGGCCAAATTTGATGTTGTTCTTGATAACAATGGCAAGGATTTGGACACTGTGAA gcCCGTTGCGGATTGGGCTATATCTGCTGGAGTGGAACAATTTCTCTACATTAGTAGTGCTGGAATTTACAAGCCATTGGATGAGATCCCTCATGTTGAAGGG GATCTTGTCAAAGATGATGCAAGTCATGTATTGGTGGAGAAATATATGGCAGGATTATCTTTTAGTAGCTGGGCAGTGTTTCGTCCACAATACATGATAGGATCCGGAAACAACAAAGATTGTGAGGAGTGGTTCTTTGATC GAATTGTTCGTGATCGACCAGTTCCAATCCCTGGATCAGGGATGCAACTGACCAACATCTCACATGTAAGGGACTTGTCTAGCATGCTGTCTCTTGCTGTCGAGAACAGCGCTGCTGCAAATGGCAAAATCTTCAACTGTGTAAGTGATCGTGCTGTAACTTTTGATGGATTGGCAAAACTATGCGCTCAAGCAGCTGGCCGCGAACTAAAGGTTATCCACTATGACCCAAAGGCTGTCGGAATTGATGCTAAAAAAGCATTTCCTTTCCGGAATATG CATTTTTATGCTGAACCAAGAGCTGCCAAGGAGATAATGGGATGGACTAGCAGTACCAACCTTCCTGAAGATTTGAAGGAGCGGTTTGATGAGTATGTCAAGATCGGCAGAGACAAGAAGCCGATgcaatttgatattgatgataagaTCTTGGAGTCTCTTAAAGTTGCAGTTACTGTATAG